From the Polaribacter gangjinensis genome, the window TGTATGGAGTATCACTGAGTAATGTACGCTATAACCCCTGGTAAAGTACGCTATAAGTACGCTATACCTACGCTATAACCTCTTTTGATCTAATACTTTGATATGGCTTTAGATTGGCTTTGACTCGTCTTAAAATAACTATACAAGTTATTATGACCCGTCCTAAAATAACTATACAGGTTAATACATAAATCCTATTATAGTTATACAACTATACTTCATACTCCTAAATGAACTATACAGCTGTTTTTTCATGGTTGCAATATTTAGTACTCCTAACTATTTTATACTATTACAGAAGTTGAAAAAAATTACCGAATATCACTATAAACTTTACAATTATTACCTGAAAATTGCCTTTTGTACTTTGTGAATTGTTATTTTACACCAAAATATTTTAGTCATATATCTTAAAAAACATTCACTTATATGGTATATAAGCCATTTATTACTTAATAAATCACATTAGTTACTTTTAGCTATTTTTAACTAGGTTCTAAGAAGTTAAATAATAGATTTGTTGGTTAGAAATTGAATGATTTTTTGTAAATTTAAGGGTGAAATTATTTGATTTTTAGAATTCTGTATAAATTTATTTAAGTTGTAAAAATTTGCTAATGTATTACGAAGATTTAGAATTTTTAACAAAAGGACTCGTTGAGTTGCAAGCAGAAGCTGCTGTAAAAGCAATACTTTTATTTTGTGCTGATAAAAACAGACCTGATGTTTTTGAGATAGAAGAAGTTTTAAAATTCAATACAAAGCCCTTGATTGGGGGTATTTTTCCAGAAATTCTTGCAGATGGTCAGCGAAAAGAAAGTGGATTTTTACTCGTGCCTTTGTTTCAAGAATTGGAGGTGTTGGTTGTTGAAGCTAAAGATCATGAAACAGTTAGCCATCAACTTTCAACACAATTAAATACTATTTCTAAAGACTTTCAGAGTGTTTTTTGTTTTTTAAATTCTTTATGGAGAGAAAAGACTATTTTCATTCAAGAATTGTATAATGAGTTGGGACCGTTTGTTACCTATCTTGGTGGTAGTGCAGGCTCTTTGAATTTTGAATCATTTCCCTGTGTATTTGCCAATCAGCATGTTTATGAAAATGCGGCTGTGCTTGGTTTTTTTAAAAACGATATTTCTATGGGGGTTGCTCATGGTTGGAAAAAAATCTCAGATCCAATTAAAGTTACGGCATCAAGCGGAAATACCATTGTTTCTTTAGATTGGAAGCCCGCTTTTGATGTTTATAAATCACATGTAGAAAAACATTCGAACAAACTTTTTACTAAAAATAATTTTTTTGAAATATCAAAATCATACCCGCTAGGATTGGTGAAATTAGAGGGTGAAATGATTGTTAGAGATCCTTTTGCTGCAAAAAATAATTCATTACAAATTTTGGATGAAGTGCCAGAGGGAGAATATGTTAGTATTATGCATGGAGATATCTCATCTCTTTTATATAGTGCAAAAAATGCTGTTGAAATTTCTTCACAATCAGGTTTTTCAGAATTTACTCAGTTTTGTGTAGATTGTATTTCAAGGGTTTTGTTTATGGAAACTGAATTTGACAAAGAACTAGCTCATTTAAATGCATATCAACCAATAAATGGTGTTTTAGCTATTGGTGAGATTGCTAACTTAGGAAATTCAGTATTGGAGGTGTTTAATAAAACAATTGTTGTAGCTCAATGGAAAGAGAACTGTTAGAAGGGCAAGTATTGCTTGAAATTTTGCTGAATCAACGAATTAATAACGATTCTGAAAAAAATCTCCCTAAGATACTAAATACTTATTTGCGGAAACTGAGTTGTTTTGCTATTGCTATTTATGACCAAAATAAATGGACTTATTTACTTCCAAAAGCAATCCGTTTTTCTAAAGAATGGAATGACATTGTCATTCAATTTCCACAAAAAATAAAAGAGAAACACAATGAGGCTTTTTATGAGGTGAATGATGATAAATGTATTTATTCTTTTCCTTTATATGGTTGTGGCTCGCTCATTTTGGTTAGAAAAAATAGGTTTACTGATACCATGTTTTTTGAGCTTAAAAAAGTAGTAAATCAGTTGGGAAGAGAATTATGCCAAGAGCGAGAACAACAAAAATTTACTATTTTAAGTGAGCTTTTTAATAAGCATTCAGATGCTGTTCAAATATCCGATGAATCAGGAAGATTGTATCATGTTAATGAGCAAGCTTCATTGCGATTGGGAATCCCTCAAAATGAGGTAAATAATTATTTTGTTTCAGATTTTGAGAAAAACTTTATGGAAAATCCCGCTTCTTGGAAACAACATGTTGAAGACCTTAAAAAGAATGGTCCAATTGTAATGGAGGGGGGGCATGTAAATCAAATCACAGGTAAAAAAATACCTGTTGAGGTTACTGTGACAATGACCTCATATAATGATAAAAATTTTATCATTGCTATCACTAAAGATATTAGTGAGCGAAAAAAACAAGAACTAAAATTAGAGAGTACAACACAAAAATTAGAGAGTATTTTTAATGAAATGACTGATGTTGTTTACTCTATAAAATTACCAGAAAAAGAAATTTTATTTGTAACGCCTAGTTTGAAGACTATCTATGAAATAGAAGCATCTGAAGATTTGGATCATATTGGTTTATGGAATTTAGTTGTGGAGCAAGATGAAAAACAAATACTATATAAAATCAAAGAGAACTTAGCAAATGATGGGCATTTTAATATTAAATATAGTATAAAAACTCGTTCAGGAAAAATTAAATGGATACGTAATAAAGGAAAATATATTTATGATGAAAACCATAATCCCATAAGACTGGATGGGGTAATTACCGATAGGACGGAAGAATATTTGGCTAAAAAATTCTTAGATAATGAAATAAAATTGCAAGATGCATTGATTGATATTGCCACTACTTATATCAATCTAGAGCCCAAAGAATTAGAAAGCATCATTAATAGTTCTTTAGAGAAAATGGGGCGTTTTGTAAAAGCTGATAGGGCTTATATTTTTGATTATGATTTTAATGTAAATACGACTTCTAATACGTATGAATGGTGTAGAGAGGGTATAGCCCCTGAAATAGATAATCTACAGCAGGTGCCCATAGAATACATACCTCAATGGATAGAAAAACATCAAAAAGGAGAGCCCTTTTACATACCCGATGTTTCTGCTTTAAATATTGAAGATCCTGGCGAAAATGCCTTGAAAGAAATTTTAGACCCTCAGGGAATTAAAAGTTTATTGACGATTCCCATATTGAATAACGAAGATCTCATCGGTTTTGTGGGTTTTGACTCCGTTAAAAAACATCATCATTACAGTGAAAAAGAAATGAAACTATTGTCTCTTTTTGGAATGATGCTTATCAACATTCGAAATAGGCAAAAATTAAATAACCAACTTTTTGTTCAGGTAGAAAAGTTTCAGAATATCATTGCAAATATGAATCTAGGATTGTTGGAGGTAGATTTGAACGATGAAATTATTTTTGCAAATCAGAGTTTTTGTGACATGTCAGGCTTTGAGCTTGAGCAATTAAAGGGTGAGAAAGCAGCTGAACTATTTTTACATCAAACTGAAGCAACTTATCTCTCATTTAGAGATAATCATAGTATATCCGATAGTTATGAAATTAGTATCAAAGATCGTCAAGGAAATAAAAAATGGTGGTTTGTAAGCAGTGCTCCTAATTATAATGATAAAGGAAAATTGATTGGACGCATTAGTATTCATTTGGATATTACGAAGCAAAAACAACTAGAAAAACAATTGGCAAAAGCCATTACCACTGCAGAATCTGCCTCGAAAGCCAAAGAACTTTTTTTAGCGAATATGAGTCATGAAATAAGGACCCCTTTGAATGTAATTATTGGAATGATTCGACAATTGAATAAAGAAAATTTGAATGTTAATCAACAATTTTATGTAGCTCAGTCTGAGAGTTCTGCCAAACATTTGTTAACTATTTTAAATAATATTCTTGATATTGCTAAAATAGAATCGGGTGAAATGGAGCTTGAATACAAACCATTTAGTTTGAGTGCTTTGGCATACAATGTGCATTCCATTTTATATTCGCAAGCAAAAGAAAAAAACATTGAATTTAAAGTAGATGTCTCCGCGAAGATAGCACCCGTTTTGATTGGTGATGAAACAAGACTAAAACAAGTTTTATTTAATCTTTTAGGAAATTCTATAAAGTTTACAGACGAAGGAAGTATTCAACTAAACATTAGCCTGATTCAAGATGCCGAAGAAAGTCAAACTTTACTATTTGAAGTTTCTGATACAGGAATTGGAATGTCAGAAGAATTTATCTCTAAAATTTTTGATAAATTTTCTCAAGAACAAAATACATCCAACAGGAATTATGAGGGGAGTGGATTGGGCATGGCCATTTCAAATGATTTGGTAAAACTTATGGGTGGTAAAATGTCTGTAAAAAGTATTAAAAATAAAGGGACTAGTTTCCTTTTTGTCATTGATTTTCAAAAAGGGGATCTCAATAGTTTGCAGTCGCATTCTAAAGAAATTGAAAAAGGGGCCTTTACAGGTAAAAAAGTGTTGTTGGTTGAAGATAATGAAATGAATAGATTTATTGCAAGTCAGAGTTTACAGTATCTCGGTTTTGATATTGTAGAAGCTGAAAACGGATTGATTGCTACTAAACAAATTCAAAAACAACACTTTGATCTTGTTCTTATGGATATTCAAATGCCGGTAATGGATGGCGTAGAAGCTACCCTATTTATAAGAAAGAACTTACAAAATCAAACACCTATCATTGCATTGACAGCCAATGCGTTTAAGCATGATATTGAATTGTATTTGAAAAATGGCATGAATGATTTTGTTACGAAACCATTTAATGAAGAAGATTTTTTTAGAAAAATAGAAACTGTTTTAAATGAATTTGAAAATAAAAGTAAAATCACAAAGAGCACTTTGTACGATTTGAGTGAATTTGAGAAGTTAGGAAGGTCAAATATTGATTTTGTAAAAAAAATGATTACTTTATTTATTGATCTAGTAGAAAGCAATGTCACTTTGCTCGAAGAAGCACTTCAAGATAACAATGTGGTTGCAGTTAAAAAAATCATACACAAAATTAAGCCGAATATCACTCAAATGGGTATAAATTCTCTAGAAAAAAGTGTTCATGAAATTATTGCCTTTGATTTAGAGTCTGCTATTACGCCGCAGTTTAGATCTAATACTCTAAAAATTATTGAAATTTTAATTGAGGTAAGTGCCTCTTTGAAAGAACATCATTTAAAATCATAAATTCTGTACATATAAATAATACTGTTAGGAAAGCATTGTAGTAAAATAAAAAATCATGACACAAAAATTAAAAGCTTATATTGTAGAAGACAATACGATGAATATTGAAATATTAAAGGAACTTTTGGCAAAGCACTTCCCAAATATTTCAATTATTGGAGAGGCTACGAATACTGAACAATTCATTGAACTACTTCTCGAAAATATGGCTGATATTATTTTTCTTGATATTGAGCTTGAAGAAGAAAAAACATCTTTAGATATTTTAAAAGAGTTTGAAAATATACAAGCTGAGGTTGTCATAACAAGTTCTAGCAAAGAATATGCTTTAAAAGCGTTAAACGAACATACAATTACTTCTTATTTATTAAAACCTCTAGATATATTAAGTCTTCACAAAACCATTTTAAAATTGCTGAAAAAGCTTGAGCTTAAGACAGAAACTAAATTAATTGAAACTCAAGAAAATATGAGTGGAGAAGTTATAGCTATTCCTGGTTTGACAACTATTGAAATTGTGAAACTTACCGATATATTGTTTTTAGAGGCAGACGGAAAATATACTAAATTTCACTTAGAAGACGGCACTTCAAAAGTTGTATCAAAAAACATTGGTAGCTATGAATTGCTATTACCCAAAAATATTTTTTTTAGAATTCACCATAAATACATTTTAAATATCAGTAAGACAGATAGTATATACAGAACAGATGGGCATTATTGTGTTCTTAAAAATGGCAAAAATTTACCAATTGCTAAAAGACGTATTGAAGAATTGCGTAAGTTTTTATACTTAAAATAATGAGAGATTATCAACAGTGAATTTTCTCAATTAAATCGATAGCTATAAAAGTATTTATACTGATTTACAGTCGCTTATTACATATGAACAGCAGATATTAATTGGTTTTGATTTATGTAATATATAAGCATTACATTAAACGCAAATATCATTAAAATAAAAATATGTATTGTGCTAAGTGTAAATCAGATATTACTAATAAGACCAAAATACATAAGAGTAAAATTGACAAATTGATTCGTTTTACTCATAAGTATGTATGTTTAAATTGTTATATAAAACATATAATTCTAATTGAAGCTTTAAAAAACTAGTCATATCATTTGTATTGGTACATTGTTTATTGACTATTTAACTATTTTTTTCTTTTGTTTATTTTTCTATGAAATCATTGAAAAATGCTAAGTATTTGAAATACTTCTACTTAGTTTACTTATTCTTATTACAAGTCATTTATTCTTAAAATTCACCTACTGTTACTTGTTAATTCTGTTTATCATGTTGGTTCATTATTTTTGTTTTAGAAAATAGCTTTTGATAATTTTTTCAGTAAGTTTTATTAAAAATAATGTATGTATCAACTAATTATATTTTATAAGTATATTTTTAGTAACAAGGTACCTATACATTTGTAGCGTTTTTTTCATTAATTTTTTTAGTAAAGTAGCTTTAAGTTTTTTTTTCATTTCTAAATATAAAAATTCTTGAAGCTAC encodes:
- a CDS encoding ATP-binding protein, yielding MERELLEGQVLLEILLNQRINNDSEKNLPKILNTYLRKLSCFAIAIYDQNKWTYLLPKAIRFSKEWNDIVIQFPQKIKEKHNEAFYEVNDDKCIYSFPLYGCGSLILVRKNRFTDTMFFELKKVVNQLGRELCQEREQQKFTILSELFNKHSDAVQISDESGRLYHVNEQASLRLGIPQNEVNNYFVSDFEKNFMENPASWKQHVEDLKKNGPIVMEGGHVNQITGKKIPVEVTVTMTSYNDKNFIIAITKDISERKKQELKLESTTQKLESIFNEMTDVVYSIKLPEKEILFVTPSLKTIYEIEASEDLDHIGLWNLVVEQDEKQILYKIKENLANDGHFNIKYSIKTRSGKIKWIRNKGKYIYDENHNPIRLDGVITDRTEEYLAKKFLDNEIKLQDALIDIATTYINLEPKELESIINSSLEKMGRFVKADRAYIFDYDFNVNTTSNTYEWCREGIAPEIDNLQQVPIEYIPQWIEKHQKGEPFYIPDVSALNIEDPGENALKEILDPQGIKSLLTIPILNNEDLIGFVGFDSVKKHHHYSEKEMKLLSLFGMMLINIRNRQKLNNQLFVQVEKFQNIIANMNLGLLEVDLNDEIIFANQSFCDMSGFELEQLKGEKAAELFLHQTEATYLSFRDNHSISDSYEISIKDRQGNKKWWFVSSAPNYNDKGKLIGRISIHLDITKQKQLEKQLAKAITTAESASKAKELFLANMSHEIRTPLNVIIGMIRQLNKENLNVNQQFYVAQSESSAKHLLTILNNILDIAKIESGEMELEYKPFSLSALAYNVHSILYSQAKEKNIEFKVDVSAKIAPVLIGDETRLKQVLFNLLGNSIKFTDEGSIQLNISLIQDAEESQTLLFEVSDTGIGMSEEFISKIFDKFSQEQNTSNRNYEGSGLGMAISNDLVKLMGGKMSVKSIKNKGTSFLFVIDFQKGDLNSLQSHSKEIEKGAFTGKKVLLVEDNEMNRFIASQSLQYLGFDIVEAENGLIATKQIQKQHFDLVLMDIQMPVMDGVEATLFIRKNLQNQTPIIALTANAFKHDIELYLKNGMNDFVTKPFNEEDFFRKIETVLNEFENKSKITKSTLYDLSEFEKLGRSNIDFVKKMITLFIDLVESNVTLLEEALQDNNVVAVKKIIHKIKPNITQMGINSLEKSVHEIIAFDLESAITPQFRSNTLKIIEILIEVSASLKEHHLKS
- a CDS encoding LytR/AlgR family response regulator transcription factor, which encodes MTQKLKAYIVEDNTMNIEILKELLAKHFPNISIIGEATNTEQFIELLLENMADIIFLDIELEEEKTSLDILKEFENIQAEVVITSSSKEYALKALNEHTITSYLLKPLDILSLHKTILKLLKKLELKTETKLIETQENMSGEVIAIPGLTTIEIVKLTDILFLEADGKYTKFHLEDGTSKVVSKNIGSYELLLPKNIFFRIHHKYILNISKTDSIYRTDGHYCVLKNGKNLPIAKRRIEELRKFLYLK
- a CDS encoding FIST signal transduction protein, whose product is MYYEDLEFLTKGLVELQAEAAVKAILLFCADKNRPDVFEIEEVLKFNTKPLIGGIFPEILADGQRKESGFLLVPLFQELEVLVVEAKDHETVSHQLSTQLNTISKDFQSVFCFLNSLWREKTIFIQELYNELGPFVTYLGGSAGSLNFESFPCVFANQHVYENAAVLGFFKNDISMGVAHGWKKISDPIKVTASSGNTIVSLDWKPAFDVYKSHVEKHSNKLFTKNNFFEISKSYPLGLVKLEGEMIVRDPFAAKNNSLQILDEVPEGEYVSIMHGDISSLLYSAKNAVEISSQSGFSEFTQFCVDCISRVLFMETEFDKELAHLNAYQPINGVLAIGEIANLGNSVLEVFNKTIVVAQWKENC